A window from Prochlorococcus marinus CUG1435 encodes these proteins:
- a CDS encoding ribonuclease J: protein MQSSTNSTVNRSTHDSSRSKSNTPALRVIPLGGLHEIGKNTCVFEYGDELMLVDAGLAFPSDGMHGVNVVMPDTTFLKENQRRIKGMIVTHGHEDHIGGISHHLKHFNIPIIYGPRLAMSMLRGKMDEAGVSDRTTIQTVNPRDVVKVGQHFSVEFIRNTHSICDSFSLAVTTPVGTIIFTGDFKFDHMPVDGEQFDIERMVHYGEKGVLCMFSDSTNAEVPGFCPSEKTIYPSLEKHIAEAKERVILTTFASSVHRVTMILELAMKHGRKVGLLGRSMINVIAKARDIGYMKCPDDLFVPIKQIRDLPDRETLLLMTGSQGEPLAALSRISRGEHQHVRLKTTDTVIFSASPIPGNTISVVNTIDRLMKLGAKVVYGKGENIHVSGHGFQEDQKLMLALVKPKFFVPVHGEHRMLVCHGKSAQTMGVPKDNILIIENGDVVELTPNSIQKGDPVKAGVELLDNSRNGIVDARVLKERQQLAGDGVVTVLAPISTDGKMVAPPRVNLRGVITTAEPRKMSMWTEREISWVLENRWKQLSRQTGPNNFEVDWIGVQREIENGLSRRMRRELQVEPLILCLVQPAPSGTRAYIPKITEEQNFSNRNRNNNNFHKKSNNNHPNSSNNPQNTQKSPKVSQNPSAETAIEDSFEGRTRRRRSAVTS, encoded by the coding sequence ATGCAATCAAGTACAAATTCAACTGTAAATAGATCTACTCATGATTCATCTAGATCTAAAAGTAATACGCCAGCTCTACGAGTAATACCTCTTGGAGGACTACATGAAATAGGAAAAAACACTTGCGTTTTTGAATATGGTGATGAATTAATGCTTGTTGATGCTGGTCTAGCTTTCCCATCTGATGGTATGCATGGTGTAAACGTTGTTATGCCTGATACAACTTTTTTGAAAGAAAATCAAAGAAGAATAAAAGGTATGATTGTCACTCATGGGCATGAAGATCACATTGGAGGTATTTCTCATCATCTAAAGCATTTTAATATTCCCATTATTTATGGCCCAAGACTGGCAATGTCAATGCTTAGAGGAAAAATGGACGAAGCAGGGGTATCTGATAGAACAACTATACAGACAGTAAATCCAAGAGATGTTGTAAAAGTAGGACAACATTTTTCTGTTGAATTTATTCGAAATACCCATTCTATTTGCGATAGCTTTTCTTTAGCAGTTACAACACCTGTTGGCACAATTATTTTCACTGGAGATTTTAAGTTTGATCATATGCCAGTAGATGGAGAGCAATTTGATATTGAAAGAATGGTGCATTACGGAGAGAAGGGTGTTTTATGCATGTTCAGTGATTCTACTAATGCCGAAGTTCCAGGTTTTTGTCCTTCTGAGAAGACTATCTATCCCTCTTTAGAAAAACATATTGCAGAGGCAAAAGAACGAGTTATCCTTACCACTTTTGCTAGTTCTGTGCATAGAGTGACAATGATCCTAGAATTGGCCATGAAACATGGAAGAAAGGTCGGTTTGTTAGGTAGATCGATGATAAATGTTATTGCTAAGGCAAGAGATATTGGTTATATGAAATGCCCAGATGATTTGTTTGTTCCTATCAAGCAAATTAGAGATTTGCCAGATAGAGAGACCTTATTATTAATGACGGGTAGTCAAGGAGAACCCTTAGCAGCGTTAAGCAGAATCTCTCGTGGTGAACATCAGCATGTTCGTCTTAAGACTACTGATACTGTAATATTTTCAGCCAGCCCAATTCCTGGTAATACTATTTCTGTTGTTAATACAATAGATAGATTAATGAAACTCGGAGCAAAGGTTGTTTATGGAAAGGGTGAGAATATTCATGTTTCTGGTCATGGTTTTCAAGAAGATCAAAAGTTAATGTTGGCACTCGTAAAACCCAAGTTTTTTGTTCCTGTTCATGGAGAACATAGAATGCTTGTTTGTCATGGGAAGAGTGCACAAACCATGGGAGTTCCAAAGGACAATATCTTAATTATTGAAAATGGAGATGTAGTTGAGTTAACACCTAATTCTATTCAAAAGGGTGATCCTGTAAAAGCCGGTGTTGAACTGCTTGATAACTCACGAAATGGTATAGTAGATGCTCGAGTATTAAAGGAAAGGCAGCAATTAGCTGGGGATGGTGTAGTAACTGTTTTAGCTCCTATTAGTACAGATGGGAAGATGGTTGCGCCTCCTAGAGTTAATTTAAGAGGAGTTATTACTACTGCAGAGCCAAGAAAAATGTCTATGTGGACAGAACGAGAAATAAGCTGGGTCTTAGAAAATAGATGGAAACAATTATCCAGACAAACTGGCCCGAATAATTTTGAAGTAGATTGGATTGGTGTACAAAGAGAAATTGAAAATGGTTTATCGAGAAGAATGAGAAGAGAATTACAAGTTGAGCCACTTATTTTGTGTTTAGTTCAACCTGCTCCAAGTGGAACTCGTGCTTATATTCCAAAGATTACCGAAGAGCAAAATTTCTCCAATAGAAATAGAAATAATAATAATTTCCATAAGAAATCAAACAATAATCATCCTAATAGTTCAAATAACCCACAAAATACCCAAAAAAGTCCAAAAGTTTCACAGAATCCATCGGCTGAGACTGCTATAGAAGATTCATTTGAAGGTAGAACAAGAAGAAGAAGATCTGCTGTAACATCTTAA
- the uvrB gene encoding excinuclease ABC subunit UvrB, translating into MNNYKLQAPYEPNGDQPKAIKKLVKGVNNGKQFQTLLGATGTGKTFTIANVIQQTGRPALVLAHNKTLAAQLCNELREFFPKNAVEYFISYYDYYQPEAYVPVSDTYIAKTASINEEIDMLRHSATRSLFERKDVIVVASISCIYGLGIPSEYLKAAVKFEVGKSINLRSSLRSLVENQYTRNDIEITRGRFRIKGDVLEIGPAYEDRLIRIELFGDEVEAIRYVDPTTGEILESLEQVSVYPAKHFVTPKERLESAISAIRSELKTQLDKFTYEGKLLEAQRLEQRTKYDLEMLKEVGYCNGVENYARHLSGREEGSPPECLIDYFPKDWLLVVDESHVTCPQLHAMYNGDQSRKKVLIDHGFRLPSAADNRPLKCEEFWEKSKQTLFISATPGQWELDQCDGEFIEQVIRPTGVLDPVIDVRPSEGQIEDLLSEIRIRAEKNQRVLVTTLTKRMAEDLTDFLSENKVRVRYLHSEIHSIERIEIIQDLRMGEYDVLVGVNLLREGLDLPEVSLVAILDADKEGFLRAERSLIQTIGRAARHVEGVALLYADNFTDSMKRAISETERRRTIQKKYNQVNGITPKPAGKKIENSILSFLELSRKLDAGGLSKDLINIVNNKTDAILSSSDNQCLLEELPDLIEKLEIKMKDAAKELNFEEAANLRDRIKKLRQKLARNN; encoded by the coding sequence ATGAACAATTATAAGCTTCAAGCTCCTTATGAACCAAATGGAGATCAACCAAAAGCTATTAAAAAACTAGTTAAAGGCGTAAATAATGGTAAACAGTTTCAGACTCTTTTAGGAGCTACTGGAACTGGTAAAACATTTACCATTGCCAATGTAATTCAACAAACAGGAAGACCAGCACTTGTTTTAGCCCATAACAAAACGTTAGCTGCACAACTATGTAATGAATTAAGGGAATTTTTTCCAAAAAATGCTGTTGAGTACTTCATTTCTTACTACGATTATTATCAACCTGAAGCTTATGTACCAGTAAGTGATACTTACATAGCCAAAACTGCTTCAATTAATGAAGAAATAGATATGCTTAGGCATTCAGCAACACGCTCATTATTTGAAAGAAAAGATGTAATTGTTGTAGCCTCAATAAGTTGTATTTATGGTCTTGGAATACCGAGTGAGTATTTAAAAGCTGCAGTTAAATTTGAAGTGGGAAAATCAATAAATCTTCGTTCTTCTTTGAGGTCTCTCGTTGAAAATCAATATACTAGAAATGATATTGAAATTACTAGAGGTAGATTCAGAATTAAAGGTGATGTTTTAGAAATCGGTCCAGCTTATGAAGATAGATTAATAAGAATTGAGTTATTTGGTGATGAAGTCGAGGCTATTAGATATGTTGACCCTACTACAGGAGAAATACTTGAAAGTTTGGAACAAGTTAGCGTTTACCCAGCGAAGCATTTTGTGACTCCAAAAGAAAGACTTGAGAGTGCAATAAGTGCAATTAGAAGTGAATTAAAAACTCAACTTGATAAATTTACATACGAAGGAAAATTATTAGAAGCTCAACGTCTAGAACAACGTACAAAATATGATTTAGAAATGCTTAAAGAGGTTGGGTATTGTAATGGAGTTGAGAATTATGCTCGTCATTTATCAGGTAGGGAGGAAGGGTCACCGCCAGAATGCTTAATAGATTACTTTCCCAAAGATTGGCTGTTGGTAGTTGATGAGAGTCATGTAACATGTCCTCAACTTCATGCGATGTACAACGGTGATCAATCTAGAAAAAAAGTTTTAATAGATCATGGTTTTAGATTGCCAAGTGCTGCCGATAATAGACCTTTAAAATGTGAAGAGTTTTGGGAAAAATCAAAACAGACATTATTTATAAGTGCAACCCCTGGTCAATGGGAATTAGATCAATGTGATGGTGAATTTATTGAGCAAGTTATTAGACCAACTGGGGTATTAGACCCGGTAATTGATGTAAGACCTAGTGAAGGCCAAATAGAAGATCTGTTATCTGAAATAAGAATTCGAGCTGAAAAGAATCAAAGAGTGCTTGTGACAACACTTACTAAGAGAATGGCTGAAGATCTAACTGATTTTTTATCTGAAAATAAAGTAAGAGTTAGATATTTGCATTCCGAAATCCATTCAATTGAAAGAATTGAAATTATTCAAGACCTTAGAATGGGCGAATATGATGTTCTGGTAGGAGTTAATTTATTAAGAGAGGGACTAGATCTTCCAGAAGTATCCTTAGTCGCCATTTTAGATGCTGATAAAGAGGGTTTTCTGAGGGCAGAAAGGTCATTGATTCAAACAATAGGAAGAGCTGCTAGACATGTTGAAGGTGTTGCCTTGCTTTATGCAGATAACTTCACAGATTCAATGAAAAGAGCAATATCTGAAACTGAAAGAAGAAGAACCATTCAAAAAAAATATAACCAAGTCAATGGTATTACTCCAAAACCTGCAGGCAAAAAAATAGAAAATTCAATATTATCTTTTCTAGAACTTTCCAGAAAACTAGATGCTGGGGGTTTATCTAAAGATTTAATAAATATAGTTAATAACAAAACTGATGCAATTCTCAGTTCCAGTGATAATCAATGTTTGCTCGAAGAATTGCCTGACTTAATAGAAAAGTTAGAAATTAAAATGAAAGACGCTGCAAAAGAGTTAAATTTTGAAGAAGCAGCAAATTTGAGGGATAGAATCAAAAAATTAAGACAAAAATTGGCAAGAAATAATTAA
- a CDS encoding aspartate-semialdehyde dehydrogenase: MRKSPYLPNRPLKVAVLGSSGAVGSELLKILEQRDFPISELVLLSSERSEGKKIIWKDEELVTKKTTKEEFKNLDLVLASAGGSISKKWLSTIIDQNALLIDNSSAFRLDKNVPLIVPEVNASDVLNHDGVIANPNCTTILLTLVLAPLNKLSTIQRVIVSTYQSVSGAGQLAMEELKLLTEQYLQGNPQKSKVLPYSLAFNLFLHNSPMLSNNYCEEEMKMVNETRKILNIADLKLSATCVRVPVLRAHSESINIEFVDVVDPQDALEELKKSPGIEVIEDYKNNRFPMPNDVMGRDNVAVGRLRTDISQPHGLELWLCGDQIRKGAALNAVQIAELLIPKK, from the coding sequence GTGAGAAAATCTCCGTATTTGCCTAATAGGCCATTAAAAGTTGCTGTTTTAGGTTCTTCAGGTGCTGTGGGATCTGAATTGCTAAAAATTCTTGAACAACGTGATTTCCCAATATCAGAATTGGTCTTGCTTTCATCAGAACGGTCAGAAGGAAAAAAAATTATTTGGAAAGATGAAGAATTAGTTACAAAAAAAACAACTAAGGAAGAATTTAAGAATCTTGATTTAGTTTTGGCTTCAGCTGGCGGAAGTATTTCAAAAAAATGGTTATCTACCATTATTGATCAAAATGCTTTACTGATAGATAATTCAAGTGCTTTCAGATTAGATAAGAACGTTCCTCTTATAGTCCCTGAAGTTAATGCTAGTGACGTACTTAATCATGATGGGGTAATAGCGAATCCAAACTGCACTACCATTTTGTTGACATTAGTTTTAGCTCCATTAAACAAACTTTCGACTATTCAAAGAGTTATTGTCTCAACATATCAATCTGTCAGTGGTGCAGGTCAACTGGCGATGGAGGAACTAAAACTTTTAACTGAACAATATCTTCAAGGAAATCCTCAAAAAAGTAAGGTTTTGCCATACTCCCTTGCTTTCAATTTGTTTTTACATAATTCCCCTATGCTTTCAAATAATTATTGCGAAGAAGAGATGAAAATGGTTAATGAGACAAGGAAAATATTAAATATTGCTGATTTAAAGCTCTCTGCTACATGTGTTCGAGTCCCAGTACTGAGAGCACATTCTGAATCGATCAATATTGAATTTGTCGATGTAGTTGACCCTCAAGATGCTCTTGAAGAATTAAAAAAATCTCCTGGAATTGAAGTTATTGAGGATTACAAAAATAATAGGTTTCCTATGCCAAATGATGTTATGGGAAGGGATAATGTTGCTGTTGGCAGGCTAAGAACTGATATAAGTCAGCCTCATGGATTAGAATTATGGTTATGTGGAGATCAAATAAGAAAAGGAGCAGCTCTGAATGCTGTTCAAATAGCTGAGTTATTAATTCCAAAAAAATGA
- the tilS gene encoding tRNA lysidine(34) synthetase TilS, translating to MTDKKLSQKNWSSWHHQLHKEILTKKILIPKGSNILISVSGGQDSMALLTLINDLKKLHNWSISVWHGDHQWHEKSSLYALELKDYCENKNISFSFDQANKESISSEEKAREWRYKKLCERAKTLLNKNQQKHNIYLLTGHTSSDNAETFILNLSRGSNFGGLSNIESKRLIENQIYLIRPILIFSREDTKQLCNDMKIPVWEDPTNSDLKLKRNLVRKKIIPTLEVIYPGCSERINNFSQKMSKYNNERNDLSELAYLYCKDVKGIDRNLLNGMCIEARCTILNRFLKEISAKQCSSKNLTKLATSIYKKNKGQINMQKFLKIVWDKNYINFEKS from the coding sequence ATGACTGATAAAAAATTAAGTCAGAAAAATTGGTCATCATGGCATCATCAGCTTCATAAAGAGATTCTTACCAAAAAAATACTAATTCCCAAAGGATCGAATATTTTAATAAGTGTTTCGGGGGGTCAAGACTCAATGGCCTTATTAACCCTAATTAATGACCTAAAAAAACTACATAATTGGTCTATTAGTGTTTGGCATGGTGATCATCAGTGGCACGAAAAATCATCACTATATGCTCTTGAATTAAAAGATTATTGCGAAAATAAAAATATTTCATTCTCTTTTGATCAAGCAAATAAAGAAAGTATTTCTTCAGAAGAAAAAGCACGAGAATGGAGATATAAAAAATTATGTGAAAGAGCCAAAACTTTATTAAATAAAAACCAGCAAAAACATAATATTTATTTGTTAACTGGTCACACGAGTAGTGATAATGCAGAAACATTTATCCTCAATTTATCTAGAGGAAGCAATTTTGGAGGTCTGAGTAATATTGAGAGTAAAAGATTAATAGAAAATCAAATTTATTTAATAAGACCAATATTAATTTTCAGTAGGGAAGATACAAAACAATTGTGCAATGATATGAAGATACCAGTCTGGGAAGATCCTACAAATTCAGATCTTAAATTAAAAAGAAATTTAGTAAGAAAAAAAATTATTCCTACCTTAGAAGTAATCTATCCTGGTTGTTCTGAAAGGATAAATAATTTTTCCCAAAAAATGAGCAAATACAATAATGAACGTAATGATCTCAGTGAACTAGCGTATTTATATTGTAAAGATGTTAAAGGTATCGATAGGAATCTCCTAAATGGTATGTGTATTGAAGCGAGGTGCACAATTTTAAATAGATTTTTGAAAGAAATATCTGCAAAGCAATGTAGTTCTAAAAATCTGACAAAATTGGCAACTTCAATTTATAAAAAAAATAAAGGTCAAATTAATATGCAAAAGTTTTTAAAAATTGTTTGGGATAAAAACTATATAAATTTTGAAAAAAGTTAA
- a CDS encoding DUF561 domain-containing protein, whose translation MSLINLLPQKIKEELRSKSLLKVISGLNNFDVQSVKIIVEAASLGGADLVDIACKPELVDLALKNSTLPVCVSSVVPRSFQDCVKAGASLIEIGNYDTFYEKGIHFSDKKVLNITKETRDLLPNFPLSVTVPHTMPIDKQVDLAVKLVEEGVDIIQTEGGTSSTPYSPGIQGFFEKSVPTLAATYAIHQEFKKQSLNIPIMSASGLSQVTCPLAISSGASAVGVGSVVNKLDDLISMIAVVRGLKESLKNSIIGEKIS comes from the coding sequence ATGAGTCTGATTAATCTTTTGCCACAAAAAATCAAAGAAGAGTTAAGAAGCAAATCCTTACTCAAAGTTATTTCAGGATTGAATAATTTCGATGTTCAGTCTGTGAAAATAATTGTTGAGGCTGCTTCATTAGGAGGTGCAGATCTTGTCGATATTGCTTGTAAACCTGAACTCGTTGATTTAGCACTTAAGAATTCAACACTACCCGTTTGTGTTAGTTCAGTAGTGCCTAGATCTTTTCAAGATTGTGTAAAAGCAGGAGCATCATTAATTGAGATAGGAAATTACGATACTTTTTATGAAAAAGGTATTCATTTTTCAGATAAAAAAGTTTTAAACATTACAAAAGAGACGAGGGATTTATTGCCTAATTTTCCTTTATCAGTAACTGTTCCTCATACTATGCCTATTGATAAACAAGTTGATCTTGCTGTAAAGCTAGTGGAAGAAGGCGTTGATATTATTCAAACAGAAGGTGGTACCAGTTCTACTCCTTACTCTCCAGGAATTCAAGGTTTTTTTGAAAAATCAGTACCAACTCTTGCAGCTACCTATGCTATTCATCAAGAATTTAAGAAACAATCTCTGAATATACCTATCATGAGTGCCTCTGGATTAAGCCAAGTAACTTGTCCACTAGCAATCTCCTCTGGAGCCTCAGCAGTTGGCGTTGGATCTGTGGTGAATAAATTAGATGATTTAATATCAATGATTGCTGTTGTTAGGGGCTTAAAAGAATCTTTGAAAAATTCAATAATTGGAGAAAAAATTTCTTAG
- a CDS encoding trigger factor, translated as MAKDALVVKTTPLPQSRISFELEIPSETCKTCINETISSISRSAKIPGFRLGKIPKQVLIQRIGITQLHASALEKIIDKSWKEALKVKSIEPLSEPELVDGFESLLAKFSPEKSLKVTLQTDVAPELKLKKSKGLSVEISKTKFDPNSIDEALEKSRNQFANIIPVTNRAAKLGDIAVVSFKGKYKDSGKEIDGGTSESMDLELEKNKMIPGFVEGIVKMKIGDTKTLNLKFPDDYSHEDSRGKEAIFEVNLKDLKEKELPELNDDFAKQSGNKESLKELKKDIEKQLKDNFEKTQKDIKIEALLDALTNELVAEIPKSMIDIEVRNNIEQTAQRFAQQGLDVKSTFTPELVKSLAESTRPQAEKNVQRNLALKALAEIENIKVEKDEINLKMKDYEDAISQSSKQIDIKRLTEVVSNDLLKEKLIIWLEENSEVKEKTTKTSKATKTSKTSKAAKTAAKTTGTTKTTKTQNKKEKK; from the coding sequence ATGGCTAAAGATGCACTAGTAGTCAAAACAACTCCTCTGCCTCAAAGTAGAATTTCATTCGAATTAGAAATACCATCTGAGACATGCAAAACGTGTATAAATGAAACAATCAGTTCTATCAGTCGTTCGGCTAAAATTCCGGGATTTAGACTTGGCAAGATTCCTAAACAAGTCTTAATCCAAAGAATTGGCATCACACAATTACATGCTTCTGCTCTGGAAAAAATTATTGATAAATCATGGAAAGAAGCCTTAAAAGTAAAATCTATAGAGCCACTAAGTGAGCCAGAATTGGTAGATGGATTTGAATCTTTACTAGCAAAGTTTAGTCCTGAAAAATCACTTAAGGTTACTCTTCAAACTGATGTTGCTCCAGAATTAAAACTTAAAAAATCCAAAGGACTAAGTGTTGAAATATCAAAAACAAAGTTTGATCCTAACTCAATAGATGAAGCGCTAGAAAAATCTAGAAATCAGTTTGCAAACATTATTCCAGTTACCAATAGAGCAGCAAAATTAGGAGATATTGCTGTAGTTAGTTTCAAAGGAAAATATAAAGATTCTGGTAAAGAGATTGATGGGGGAACAAGTGAATCAATGGATCTTGAGTTAGAAAAGAACAAAATGATTCCCGGTTTCGTTGAAGGAATCGTAAAGATGAAAATTGGTGATACTAAAACACTTAACCTTAAATTTCCTGATGATTATTCTCATGAGGATTCAAGAGGCAAAGAAGCAATTTTTGAAGTAAATCTGAAAGATCTTAAGGAAAAAGAATTGCCTGAACTTAATGACGATTTTGCAAAACAGTCTGGCAACAAAGAATCATTAAAAGAGTTAAAGAAAGATATTGAAAAGCAACTTAAAGATAATTTTGAAAAAACTCAAAAAGATATCAAAATTGAAGCTTTATTAGATGCCTTAACAAACGAATTGGTTGCTGAAATTCCAAAATCTATGATTGATATAGAAGTTAGGAATAATATTGAACAAACCGCTCAAAGATTTGCTCAACAAGGTCTTGATGTAAAATCTACTTTCACTCCGGAATTAGTTAAGTCATTAGCAGAGTCCACAAGGCCTCAAGCTGAAAAAAATGTTCAAAGAAATTTAGCTTTAAAAGCATTAGCTGAAATAGAAAACATAAAAGTCGAGAAAGATGAAATTAATTTAAAAATGAAAGATTATGAAGATGCAATCTCTCAATCTTCAAAACAAATAGATATCAAAAGATTAACAGAAGTAGTAAGTAACGATCTACTCAAAGAAAAATTAATAATTTGGCTTGAAGAAAATTCTGAAGTCAAAGAAAAAACTACAAAAACTTCTAAAGCCACAAAAACCTCCAAAACATCAAAAGCCGCAAAAACTGCTGCTAAAACTACAGGAACTACAAAAACTACAAAAACTCAAAATAAAAAAGAAAAAAAATAA
- the dapA gene encoding 4-hydroxy-tetrahydrodipicolinate synthase, with product MITDKTECNNPLFGRILTAMVTPFTENGDVDYELAIKLSNYLFENGSDGIVLCGTTGESPTLSWAEQHDLFIAVKGSLDASCKVIVGTGSNCTSEAVEATKKAYESGADGALVVVPYYNKPPQEGLYKHFSSIAKSAKDLPLMLYNIPGRTGCNLLPDTVKKLMDFSNILSIKAASGRIEEVTELRAICGSELSVYSGDDSLLLPMLSVGAVGVVSVASHLVGLQLKEMIHSFQSGKVSNALAIHEKLQPLFKALFMTTNPIPIKAALELSGWDVGNPRSPLSPLTNDMKKQLSFILNSL from the coding sequence ATGATTACAGACAAAACTGAGTGTAATAATCCCCTATTTGGAAGAATATTGACTGCAATGGTTACTCCATTCACTGAGAATGGAGATGTAGATTATGAACTAGCTATAAAACTCTCAAATTATCTTTTTGAGAACGGTTCCGATGGAATTGTGTTGTGCGGTACTACTGGAGAATCTCCGACTCTTTCATGGGCGGAACAACATGATTTATTTATTGCGGTAAAAGGATCTTTGGATGCAAGCTGTAAAGTAATAGTTGGTACTGGTAGCAATTGTACAAGCGAAGCCGTGGAAGCGACAAAAAAAGCTTACGAATCTGGTGCCGACGGTGCTTTGGTCGTTGTTCCTTATTACAATAAGCCGCCTCAAGAAGGTCTTTATAAACATTTCAGTTCTATTGCTAAATCTGCAAAGGATTTGCCTCTTATGCTCTACAACATTCCTGGCAGGACTGGATGCAATTTATTACCTGATACTGTGAAGAAACTTATGGATTTCTCAAATATTCTCAGTATTAAAGCTGCAAGCGGTAGAATAGAAGAAGTAACAGAACTAAGAGCTATTTGTGGCTCCGAACTCTCTGTATATAGTGGCGACGATTCATTGTTGCTTCCAATGTTATCTGTAGGTGCTGTAGGAGTAGTAAGTGTTGCAAGTCATTTAGTTGGATTGCAATTGAAAGAGATGATTCATTCTTTTCAAAGTGGAAAGGTTTCCAATGCTCTTGCTATTCATGAAAAACTTCAGCCTCTTTTCAAAGCACTCTTTATGACTACTAATCCAATTCCAATTAAGGCTGCTTTGGAGTTATCGGGATGGGATGTAGGTAATCCTAGAAGTCCCTTGTCTCCTTTAACCAATGACATGAAAAAGCAACTATCTTTTATCCTGAATTCCCTATAA
- the clpP gene encoding ATP-dependent Clp endopeptidase proteolytic subunit ClpP: MSSYESNHETIAAVPTVIEQSGRGERAFDIYSRLLRERIIFLGTGINDQVSDSLVAQLLFLEAEDPEKDIQIYINSPGGSVTAGMAIYDTMQQISPDVVTICFGVAASMGAFLLSGGAKGKRLALPNSRIMIHQPLGGAQGQAVEIEIQAKEILFLKKTLNSLLAEHTGQPLEKINEDTERDYFLSPSEAVEYGLIDKVIKK, from the coding sequence ATAAGTTCTTACGAAAGTAATCATGAAACTATTGCCGCTGTTCCCACCGTTATAGAACAATCAGGTAGAGGAGAAAGAGCTTTTGATATATATTCAAGATTATTGAGGGAAAGAATAATTTTTTTAGGTACTGGAATTAATGATCAAGTATCTGACTCACTTGTTGCACAATTATTATTTCTTGAAGCTGAAGATCCCGAAAAAGACATACAAATATATATCAATTCTCCTGGAGGCTCAGTAACGGCAGGAATGGCCATTTATGATACCATGCAACAAATTTCGCCTGATGTAGTGACAATATGTTTTGGAGTAGCCGCAAGTATGGGGGCATTTCTACTTTCTGGAGGAGCAAAGGGGAAAAGATTGGCTTTACCTAATTCTAGGATTATGATTCATCAACCTCTGGGAGGTGCACAAGGTCAAGCAGTAGAGATTGAAATACAAGCTAAAGAAATACTTTTTCTCAAGAAAACATTAAATTCACTTTTAGCTGAACATACTGGTCAACCTTTAGAAAAAATTAATGAAGATACAGAAAGAGATTACTTTTTATCCCCCTCAGAAGCAGTCGAATATGGATTAATTGATAAAGTTATCAAAAAGTGA